One part of the Aricia agestis chromosome Z, ilAriAges1.1, whole genome shotgun sequence genome encodes these proteins:
- the LOC121739392 gene encoding 39S ribosomal protein L52, mitochondrial translates to MSFVQTTNKLSFLQKVIIRHISCSQVMLIKQWRVERGLPINKNAEGMLTDGPDYTFLDGRPTPLLQKQKKRMLQQREFASKIVELSAELDFAKKRYQDNLRAEQEERDSIIRNRLRPKGKALKENK, encoded by the exons ATGTCGTTCGTCCAAACAACAAATAAATTGTCATTTTTACAAAAAG TAATCATCAGACACATTAGCTGCAGCCAAGTAATGTTAATAAAACAATGGCGCGTAGAACGAGGCTTACCAATCAACAAAAATGCTGAAGGAATGCTTACTGATGGGCCAGATTATACCTTCTTGGATGGCAGACCAACACCTCTACTA CAAAAACAGAAGAAAAGAATGTTACAGCAGCGAGAGTTTGCTTCCAAAATAGTTGAGCTGTCTGCAGAACTTGACTTTGCTAAGAAGAGATATCAAGACAATTTAAGAGCAGAACAAGAGGAAAGAGACAGTATCATCAGAAATAGACTGAGACCAAAGGGGAAGgcattaaaagaaaataaatag